From the genome of Carcharodon carcharias isolate sCarCar2 chromosome 34, sCarCar2.pri, whole genome shotgun sequence, one region includes:
- the LOC121272687 gene encoding forkhead box protein A2-like, with protein sequence MLGSVKMESHEVPEWNSLYSDPGEIYPVASSMNPGLSTMNTINSYMSMNSMGSVGNLSPASLNMSYTNLSPPLSVLPGAVSPITNGLSSMHSSMSPGVCPAGGQATPINSLSPYQPMGQGLGSLSLSPALNRGKDPKPYRRNLSHAKPPYSYISLITMAIQQSSNKMLTLNEIYQWIMDLFPYYRENQQRWQNSIRHSLSFNDCFVKVPRSPDKPGKGSYWTLHPDSGNMFENGCYLRRQKRFKCQKEKLSPRPPLEPGVKGLEGGPDGKNSSPSSEDAESSRSDTSPGSEEQRTLTELGCRRVDNPSSVPGPSPSPAAMHQTMVHHLLPPSVQHLPDLQSELKLDPHYSFNHPFSITNLMSSEQPHKVDLKLYDQPAHYNNMYNTLLSKNGFETPVTMNDPGSYYQVMYNRSVLNTS encoded by the coding sequence ATCTACCCTGTGGCGAGCAGTATGAATCCCGGCCTGAGCACCATGAACACAATCAACAGCTACATGAGCATGAATTCCATGGGTTCGGTCGGAAACCTTTCTCCAGCCTCACTCAACATGTCCTACACCAACCTCAGCCCGCCCCTCTCAGTCTTACCAGGCGCCGTCAGCCCAATAACCAATGGCCTATCATCCATGCATAGCTCGATGAGCCCTGGTGTTTGTCCGGCAGGGGGCCAGGCCACCCCCATCAACTCGCTGTCTCCCTACCAGCCCATGGGCCAAGGCCTGGGGTCCCTGTCGCTATCCCCAGCGTTGAACAGGGGAAAGGACCCAAAGCCGTACCGCCGAAACCTCAGCCATGCGAAGCCGCCCTACTCCTACATCTCCCTGATCACCATGGCCATCCAACAGTCCTCCAACAAGATGCTGACCCTGAACGAGATCTACCAGTGGATCATGGACCTCTTCCCATACTACAGAGagaaccagcagaggtggcagaatTCCATCCGCCATTCCCTCTCGTTCAACGACTGCTTCGTGAAGGTGCCCCGGTCACCAGACAAACCCGGGAAGGGCTCGTACTGGACCCTGCACCCCGACTCGGGGAACATGTTCGAGAACGGCTGCTACCTCCGCCGGCAGAAGCGCTTCAAGTGCCAGAAGGAGAAGCTCTCACCCCGGCCGCCTCTGGAACCGGGCGTCAAGGGCTTGGAGGGCGGCCCAGATGGGAAgaactccagccccagctccGAGGATGCGGAGTCCAGTAGGTCTGACACCTCCCCGGGCTCCGAGGAGCAGCGGACCCTGACCGAGCTCGGCTGCCGCCGGGTGGACAACCCATCTTCGGTTCCCGGGCCTTCGCCATCTCCAGCTGCTATGCACCAGacgatggtccatcacctcctccCGCCTTCGGTCCAGCACCTGCCTGACCTCCAGAGCGAGCTGAAGCTGGACCCTCACTACAGCTTCAACCATCCCTTCTCAATCACAAACCTGATGTCCTCCGAGCAGCCCCACAAGGTGGACCTGAAGCTCTACGACCAGCCCGCTCACTACAACAACATGTACAACACACTGCTCAGCAAAAATGGCTTCGAGACGCCCGTCACGATGAACGATCCCGGCTCCTATTATCAGGTGATGTACAACAGATCCGTCCTCAACACTTCGTAA